The window TACAAATTTTAGGTTTATTAAGGTCCTGGCTATTAAAAATAATATCCGGCAGATAGCCACAATTGAAAATCGAGATATCCTTTTGGAGCAGGCTTGGAGATGTAATTTTTTACATTAAAATATTTACCATAACCGAGGGCAGTAGTTCCTTCGAGGATAAAACGTTTTTGGGGAATGAATAAAAAACCAATATTTATACCGCTCCGGAAAGAATTGGCTTCGAAATTTCTATTTCTACCTATAGAAACAAAACCAGTATTATCTACTGATGCACTAGAAAAAATCCGCTTTTCTAAATTTCCAACGTATAAACCATAAAAGGGAATTAAGGTATTAGCTTCGATCTTGTCAGCATAGATTTTTGCACGCAGCACGAAACCATTAAACTTATAATTTCTGCCCCAGTTTAATTCTCCGCTTGTATAAGAAAGCTCTAAACCATATTTATCATCGAAAGTTTTCTCAACCGATATTGCCGGACGTTTAGCTAAAACATTAAGTGCATTGGTTTTAATTAATAATCCGATCCGTTCCTGAGACTTGACAACGAGTGTGAAAGTGCCAAATATCATCATGAGGATAACTTTTTTCATAGTGTAATGAGTTGAGGTAGCGCATTAATTTTTTGAATATAGCAATATTTAGTTATATTTGCGTAACTGATTACGTAATTAATTATTTATGGATTTTTTCGAACAAACAGGAAAAGTGGCAATAGGCAGCAGGTTGCGCATGCTAACAGATAAGGTAACAGAAGATGCTGCTAATATTTATCAGCTTTATAATATAGATATGCAACCCAAGTGGTTCCCGGTTTTTTATTCCTTATCGCAGGGAGAGGAGAAAACCATAACCGAACTGGCTAAAGCAATTGGCCACTCGC is drawn from Pedobacter sp. HDW13 and contains these coding sequences:
- a CDS encoding DUF3575 domain-containing protein, with translation MKKVILMMIFGTFTLVVKSQERIGLLIKTNALNVLAKRPAISVEKTFDDKYGLELSYTSGELNWGRNYKFNGFVLRAKIYADKIEANTLIPFYGLYVGNLEKRIFSSASVDNTGFVSIGRNRNFEANSFRSGINIGFLFIPQKRFILEGTTALGYGKYFNVKNYISKPAPKGYLDFQLWLSAGYYF